Within the Roseicitreum antarcticum genome, the region GAATCGGCCCTTCGATCCGACCCGCCCGAGCAGACATTTCCTCCGACAGTCTTTCGACATCGTCCAGAATGCTCTTCGCCCGGTCGACGAGATAACCTCCTTCTGCGGTAAGCCTAAGTTGCCCGCGACCGCGTTCGATGAGCCGCAGTCGCAGCCGGTCTTCCAGCGCCGCAAGTCGCTGCGAAACCGCAGGTGGGGTCACGTTCAGACTACGCGCAGCTGCCGCGAGGCTCGGTGCGGTGGAGAGAGCGATAAGAAAGCGGAGATCGGGCACGTCAAGCATTAAGGCTCAGCTTAATATCGAGTTTAGCAAAAGTGAATATCCTATTAATGCTTCGCGTGGTAATCCTCGGACACTGATGGAGGATTACCAGATGATGACGCCCGACCTGTCCAGCCCTGCCGCTCTGCCTACACCCGCGCTGCTATTGGACGAGGAGCGGATGAAGCAGAACATCGCGCGACTGGCAAAGCGCGCAGAGAAGCTGAGCGTTTCGCTGCGCCCCCACGTGAAAACAGCGAAATCGGTCGAGGTCGCACGCCGATTGACGGGCGGTGTGCCCGGTCCGATCACGGTGTCGACCCTGGCCGAAGCAGAGGTATTCTTCGACGCAGGGCACGACGATATTCTCTACGCTGTCGGAATCGCGCCGCAGAAGCTGGAACGGGTGCAGGCGCTGCGTGCGCGTGGCTGCGCTCTCGTGGTGATCCTCGACTGCGAAGCGCAGGCGCAGGCCGTGGTGCAGTCGGACGTTCCCGCCCTGATCGAAATTGACAGCGACGGACATCGCGGCGGGCTTCGACCGGATGACCCGGCACTGATCCGGACGGGACGCATCCTGCACGACGCCGGGTGTCTGCGCGGCGTGATGACCCATGCGGGCGAAAGCTACACGGTTCGCGGCGCGATTGCCCACGCCGACTTTGCAGAACTGGAACGCAAAGCCGCCGTCTCGGCAGCGGGGGCGCTGCGTGATGCGGGTCTGCAGTGTCCGGTCGTAAGTGTCGGATCGACCCCGACTGCCCACGCCGCGCGCGATCTGACTGGCGTGACGGAACTGCGGGCCGGGGTCTACATGTTCTTCGACCTCGTGATGGCGGGAATAGACGTCTGCGCCGTGGACGACATTGCCCTCAGCGTGTTGACGAC harbors:
- a CDS encoding alanine racemase produces the protein MMTPDLSSPAALPTPALLLDEERMKQNIARLAKRAEKLSVSLRPHVKTAKSVEVARRLTGGVPGPITVSTLAEAEVFFDAGHDDILYAVGIAPQKLERVQALRARGCALVVILDCEAQAQAVVQSDVPALIEIDSDGHRGGLRPDDPALIRTGRILHDAGCLRGVMTHAGESYTVRGAIAHADFAELERKAAVSAAGALRDAGLQCPVVSVGSTPTAHAARDLTGVTELRAGVYMFFDLVMAGIDVCAVDDIALSVLTTVIGHQPTKGWTMIDAGWMALSRDRGTAAQDVDQGYGLVCDVNGHVLRDLIVSSTNQEHGIVSHRSGVDGAMPDLPVGTFLRILPNHACATAAQHDRYNVLPQDGGPIQTWPRFGGW